The Prosthecobacter vanneervenii genome has a segment encoding these proteins:
- a CDS encoding SMI1/KNR4 family protein — protein MTTISEIIAQVGQEHGCVIEPPSGLPSLPQGLLLPPDLHEFYSLCGGMDLFPEEDWGWRIVAPSEFLRADHVILEGAYQDHPEDFDGTVSEGLYVIAVRGCGPDYISIDTHPARLGRCFDSYSGDHATGSSRVVALNFTEMLQKLFENRQGVSFWDNAFYGYFGWPDERLKLQARPSLKVDLP, from the coding sequence ATGACGACTATTTCTGAAATCATCGCACAAGTTGGGCAAGAGCACGGCTGTGTTATAGAGCCTCCTTCTGGTCTGCCGTCGCTGCCTCAGGGCTTGCTACTACCGCCTGATCTTCATGAATTTTACTCGCTGTGTGGCGGGATGGATCTGTTTCCAGAGGAAGACTGGGGCTGGCGCATTGTTGCTCCTTCAGAATTTCTGCGGGCGGATCATGTCATCTTGGAGGGGGCCTATCAGGACCACCCGGAGGATTTTGACGGCACAGTATCTGAGGGGTTATACGTCATCGCCGTGAGAGGATGTGGTCCCGATTACATTAGCATAGACACTCACCCAGCGAGGCTTGGACGCTGTTTTGACAGCTATAGTGGTGACCACGCCACAGGGAGCAGCCGGGTCGTTGCATTAAACTTTACTGAAATGCTGCAAAAACTTTTTGAGAATCGGCAAGGTGTCTCTTTCTGGGACAATGCGTTCTATGGCTACTTTGGGTGGCCTGATGAGAGGCTGAAACTCCAAGCTAGACCTTCTCTCAAGGTGGATTTGCCCTGA
- a CDS encoding bifunctional serine/threonine-protein kinase/formylglycine-generating enzyme family protein: protein MQPKPRTAPDIRDHETLRIIGRGAFGEVWMARSVTGMLRAVKVVWREDYDRPDSFEREFEAIKRFEPISRRHEALVPILQVGRNDQEGFYYYVMELADDLEKGRDIQADSYQPHTLGLQMKRDKCVRAEQCIQFGVTIAEGLDYLHRSKLIHRDVKPSNLIFIDGVCRLADIGLVALLGQRSFVGTEGFVAPEGPGTAASDIFSLGMVLYEASTGKDRLDFPDLPSCTETGSALESWRRLQDVVCTACAPQARGRFISAREMALALRGQPLPSSRRVLWTWAAIGSVALLLAVGFGMWLAQNRRARTLVAMSNTVPHLKIITQPAGATVFAGEDQLGVTPLELNPAEGVPVIYQLRLPGYKQVEIEHRASDEKSAVFDLKLEPSRLPQKGERWLNSLGMVFKPGAGGHISAEPVEMKYFKRFLEATGRSFEGKVVRYQRGKDQESAYLVVVPDGDAEAFRYWLTDRDRSEAYLSQEHHYEVEPFYFVESGQPSPDDMPDAKDTDRGDQAEDKNWRAFHLRVERQTYGSVIVQSQPEKVRVYQHDEFLGETPLELPRVRTGPVEFELREEGFADVVLEGEVREGEQSELFADMQTRKAVTFGRQWKANSLGMNLVPLGDVMFSAWETRHRDYMEYCKATQARRPMRLDAGNKGGAGTVPVVGVDRTEARAFCAWLTERERNAGLIGPKDLYRLPTDEEWSRAVGLPLERGTTPEERNSRIRGIYPWGFDWPPPEDVENLADMNAARKASLENTIPGYEDKFPFLAPVAALRANERGIYGLGGNVSEWVDTDYAPTPPAKPDEPARPVLGTTRGGNWRSSTQEELLSSARTPVPSDARRNTLGFRVVLAHGK, encoded by the coding sequence ATGCAGCCCAAGCCACGCACAGCGCCTGATATCCGAGATCACGAGACGCTTCGCATCATCGGGCGCGGGGCTTTTGGGGAGGTGTGGATGGCGCGCAGCGTCACCGGCATGCTGCGTGCGGTGAAGGTGGTGTGGCGGGAGGACTATGACCGGCCGGACTCCTTTGAGCGCGAGTTTGAGGCCATCAAGCGCTTTGAGCCCATCTCCCGCCGGCACGAGGCGCTGGTGCCCATCCTGCAGGTGGGCCGCAATGACCAGGAGGGCTTTTATTACTATGTGATGGAGCTGGCCGATGACCTGGAAAAGGGCCGCGACATCCAGGCCGATTCCTACCAGCCGCACACCCTGGGCCTGCAGATGAAGCGGGACAAATGCGTGCGCGCCGAGCAGTGCATCCAGTTTGGCGTCACGATCGCCGAGGGGCTGGACTACCTGCACCGCAGCAAGCTCATCCACCGCGACGTCAAACCCTCCAACCTCATCTTCATCGACGGCGTGTGCCGTCTGGCGGACATCGGGTTGGTGGCCCTGCTGGGGCAGCGCAGCTTTGTGGGCACGGAGGGCTTTGTGGCTCCGGAGGGGCCGGGCACGGCGGCGTCTGACATCTTCTCTCTCGGCATGGTGCTGTATGAGGCCAGCACGGGCAAGGACCGGCTGGATTTCCCGGATCTGCCCTCGTGCACGGAGACGGGCTCCGCGCTGGAGTCCTGGCGCAGGCTGCAGGATGTGGTGTGCACCGCCTGCGCGCCGCAGGCCCGGGGCCGCTTTATCAGCGCACGGGAGATGGCGCTGGCGCTGCGCGGCCAGCCGCTGCCGTCTTCCCGCCGGGTGCTGTGGACGTGGGCGGCCATCGGCTCGGTGGCGCTGCTGCTGGCGGTGGGCTTTGGCATGTGGCTGGCGCAGAACCGCCGCGCCCGCACGCTGGTGGCCATGAGCAATACGGTGCCGCATCTCAAGATCATCACCCAGCCCGCCGGGGCAACCGTCTTTGCCGGGGAGGACCAGCTCGGCGTCACCCCGCTGGAGCTCAACCCTGCCGAGGGCGTGCCCGTCATCTACCAGCTCCGCCTGCCGGGTTACAAGCAGGTGGAGATCGAGCACCGCGCCTCGGATGAAAAGTCGGCCGTCTTTGACCTGAAGCTGGAGCCCTCCCGCCTGCCGCAGAAGGGGGAGCGCTGGCTCAACAGCCTCGGCATGGTCTTCAAGCCCGGCGCGGGCGGCCACATCAGCGCCGAGCCCGTGGAGATGAAGTATTTCAAGCGATTCCTCGAAGCCACCGGCCGCTCCTTTGAGGGCAAGGTGGTGCGCTATCAGCGCGGCAAGGACCAGGAGAGCGCGTATCTCGTCGTGGTGCCGGATGGCGATGCCGAGGCCTTCCGCTACTGGCTCACAGATCGCGACCGCAGCGAGGCCTACCTGAGCCAGGAGCACCACTACGAGGTGGAGCCCTTCTACTTTGTGGAAAGCGGCCAGCCCTCTCCCGATGACATGCCCGATGCCAAGGACACGGACCGGGGCGACCAGGCCGAGGACAAAAACTGGCGCGCCTTTCACCTGCGTGTGGAGCGCCAGACCTACGGCAGCGTCATCGTGCAGAGCCAGCCGGAAAAGGTGCGCGTGTATCAGCATGATGAGTTTCTGGGCGAGACACCGCTGGAGCTGCCGCGCGTGCGCACCGGGCCGGTGGAGTTTGAGCTGCGGGAGGAGGGCTTTGCCGATGTGGTGCTGGAGGGCGAGGTGCGGGAAGGGGAGCAGTCAGAGCTCTTTGCCGACATGCAGACGCGCAAGGCCGTGACCTTTGGCCGCCAGTGGAAGGCCAACAGCCTGGGCATGAACCTGGTGCCGCTGGGAGACGTGATGTTTTCCGCCTGGGAGACCCGCCACCGCGACTACATGGAGTACTGCAAGGCCACCCAGGCCCGCCGCCCCATGCGGCTGGACGCCGGCAACAAAGGCGGCGCAGGCACCGTGCCCGTGGTGGGCGTGGACCGCACCGAGGCGCGCGCCTTCTGCGCCTGGCTGACCGAGCGCGAGCGCAATGCCGGACTCATCGGCCCCAAGGACCTCTACCGCCTGCCCACCGACGAGGAATGGAGCCGCGCCGTGGGCCTGCCGCTGGAGCGCGGCACCACCCCCGAGGAGCGCAACAGCCGCATCCGTGGCATCTACCCCTGGGGCTTTGACTGGCCGCCGCCCGAAGACGTGGAAAACCTGGCCGACATGAACGCTGCGCGCAAAGCCAGCCTGGAAAACACCATCCCCGGCTACGAGGATAAATTCCCCTTCCTGGCCCCTGTGGCCGCCCTGCGTGCCAATGAGCGCGGCATCTACGGCCTGGGCGGCAACGTCTCCGAATGGGTGGACACCGACTACGCCCCCACGCCCCCCGCCAAGCCGGACGAGCCCGCCCGCCCCGTGCTGGGCACCACCCGTGGCGGCAACTGGCGCTCTTCCACCCAGGAAGAGCTCCTCTCCTCCGCCCGCACCCCCGTCCCCTCCGACGCCCGCCGCAACACCCTCGGCTTCCGCGTGGTGCTGGCGCATGGGAAGTAG